In Desulforegula conservatrix Mb1Pa, one genomic interval encodes:
- a CDS encoding DUF3334 family protein: MQTQDATIDIVSDVLCKATKHVLESCTKRTVKFSSTYQKIEKVTLKPDVGCFVQFSGDYNGLAVLNFSKEAAVLLYQSYMMAMGIPENELAKDFTSNEVSDSIGEMTNQLMGLLMRSVEDKFGLSSFCGQPKALSLITPITLIIDSDFRENRRVVFNVDHHKFHIELALEKTEFIVRK; the protein is encoded by the coding sequence ATGCAAACCCAGGATGCAACAATTGATATAGTATCAGATGTTTTATGCAAGGCAACAAAACATGTGCTGGAGTCGTGCACAAAAAGGACAGTCAAGTTTTCAAGTACTTATCAGAAAATTGAAAAAGTGACCCTAAAGCCTGATGTGGGATGTTTCGTGCAATTTTCAGGAGATTATAACGGACTTGCTGTACTTAATTTTTCCAAGGAAGCGGCAGTCCTTCTTTATCAGAGTTACATGATGGCAATGGGCATTCCTGAAAATGAGCTTGCCAAAGATTTTACGTCCAATGAGGTCAGTGATTCCATTGGTGAGATGACAAATCAGCTTATGGGCCTTCTTATGAGGTCTGTGGAGGATAAATTCGGGCTTTCATCTTTTTGTGGACAGCCAAAGGCTCTTTCTCTCATAACCCCCATTACCCTGATAATCGATTCTGATTTCAGGGAAAACAGAAGGGTTGTATTTAATGTGGATCACCATAAATTTCATATCGAGCTTGCTCTTGAGAAGACAGAATTCATTGTGAGAAAATAG